The following are from one region of the Phycisphaerae bacterium genome:
- a CDS encoding type II/IV secretion system protein: MVPSRSHELRDQLLAARILPAATVAKIEQEAVDNSIDFETVIRKKKLLTESQVHSLHAMRLGLPFIDLADFIPRMQNSELFSEEIARRHVMFPLFNLDNVITLVMENPADLAGIDQVRRLTKCEVEACLGAKNDVLGLIERAYGSSKYLQEFSVTDSMARADDLVDSDDSQPVIRLVRDLINEAVRQNASDIHIEPCESELRIRIRVDGVLREIAAPPLALHRALVSRVKIMARLDISQSRAPQDGAFDHKTENGEVVLRVSVLPSIWGEAVVLRILRNESESITLSELGMSSKVLKRFQSVIQNAHGMVLVSGPTGSGKSTTLYAAMKCIASPQKNIIAIEDPVEYRTSVIRQVQVNKEANLTFASGLRSVLRQDPDVIMVGEIRDAETAQIAVQAALTGHLMLSTVHTNDSVSAIARFRDLGVPEYLISSSFLAVLAQRLCRRVCPDCKSPDSAPAHMYDALGLDRSKLDFEPLKGTGCRRCIGTGYLGRVGVYELFELSDRYSNMIVRNEPTEAIRSAAKADGMKFLVDDGIEKIRLGATTIEEVVRIAGRC; the protein is encoded by the coding sequence GTGGTACCTAGTCGGTCACATGAACTCAGGGATCAACTTCTCGCTGCGCGAATCCTGCCGGCAGCCACGGTCGCGAAGATCGAGCAGGAGGCCGTCGACAACTCCATCGATTTCGAAACCGTCATCCGCAAGAAAAAGCTTCTGACGGAATCGCAGGTGCACTCTCTTCACGCAATGCGGCTGGGTTTGCCATTCATTGATCTGGCCGATTTCATTCCACGCATGCAGAACTCGGAGCTTTTTTCCGAAGAGATTGCGCGTCGCCACGTCATGTTTCCCCTGTTCAATCTCGACAACGTGATCACGCTGGTGATGGAGAATCCGGCGGATCTGGCGGGTATCGATCAGGTGCGGCGACTGACGAAGTGCGAAGTCGAGGCCTGCCTCGGCGCGAAGAATGACGTTCTCGGCCTGATCGAGCGAGCCTATGGGTCGAGCAAGTACCTTCAAGAGTTCTCGGTCACCGATTCGATGGCCCGGGCCGATGACCTGGTGGATTCGGATGATTCGCAGCCGGTCATTCGGCTCGTGCGCGATCTGATCAACGAGGCAGTCCGGCAAAACGCATCGGATATTCACATCGAACCCTGTGAGAGCGAACTTCGAATCCGCATTCGAGTGGACGGTGTTCTGCGCGAGATCGCGGCTCCGCCTCTGGCGCTGCACCGTGCACTGGTATCACGTGTCAAAATCATGGCACGTCTGGATATATCGCAATCCCGCGCTCCGCAGGATGGTGCGTTTGATCACAAGACCGAAAATGGGGAAGTTGTCCTGCGCGTGTCCGTTCTGCCTTCGATCTGGGGAGAGGCGGTCGTCCTCAGAATCCTTCGGAATGAGTCGGAGTCCATCACGCTTAGCGAATTGGGCATGTCCAGCAAGGTGCTCAAGCGATTTCAGAGCGTGATTCAGAATGCGCATGGCATGGTACTTGTGTCCGGACCCACCGGCTCCGGCAAGTCCACGACCCTGTACGCGGCGATGAAGTGCATTGCCAGCCCGCAGAAGAACATCATCGCGATTGAAGACCCGGTGGAGTATCGAACCAGCGTGATTCGGCAGGTTCAGGTCAACAAGGAAGCGAATCTGACTTTCGCCTCCGGCCTGCGGTCCGTGCTGCGGCAGGACCCGGACGTCATCATGGTCGGCGAAATTCGCGATGCGGAGACGGCCCAGATCGCGGTCCAGGCGGCGCTGACCGGCCACCTGATGCTCAGCACGGTGCATACGAACGATTCCGTCAGCGCAATCGCCCGATTTCGGGATCTGGGCGTGCCGGAGTATCTCATTTCATCATCATTTCTGGCTGTGCTTGCACAGCGGCTTTGTCGTCGCGTCTGTCCCGACTGCAAGTCGCCGGACTCCGCGCCGGCACACATGTATGACGCGCTGGGCCTCGACCGCTCGAAGCTGGATTTCGAACCGCTCAAGGGTACAGGCTGTCGTCGGTGCATCGGCACGGGCTATCTGGGTCGAGTCGGCGTGTACGAACTGTTCGAACTGAGCGATCGGTATTCCAACATGATCGTGCGCAACGAGCCGACGGAGGCGATCCGGTCGGCAGCGAAGGCGGACGGCATGAAGTTTCTCGTCGATGATGGCATCGAGAAAATCCGTCTTGGTGCGACGACGATTGAAGAAGTGGTACGGATCGCGGGCCGATGTTGA
- the pilM gene encoding pilus assembly protein PilM has translation MSDKRDILILEASSAELRLSSARINGERVELSDSCSFVTQDRRDDRNAAQDQNLVDALSVAVSERNWVGRDVICLLSGGTVACQYFDMPSLKGAPLLQAVTLKLSQQLHFPVAEAVVDFRSVPSHAAAQHNQQRVAVTAAHQDAAQSVINAAIRCGLNVAAVTSAAAALTAHAVSRIAASTQAQAVLHIGDRSSTLTVLRESAVTVTSELPFGLEDFTTALMRPIISGEEVIQLDVVRAMDLRDAVGIPAADERIESLGIPGAKLFPVLEPTLQKMVQQLTQWLTFASTLEEGAAVSRLYVTGPGLAMKGLTSALALRLKLQIEGWDWLDGTTSTRDRAGGMSRDAFAAATAAVCHRKTLPDLVPKEVRSEWRARRIRRSTAIISPIVAVVILGFAFLFNQMRSYTQTTLGSQKALNEMQMLADENARWQVEAHRVAEYRSSFEAFANSAPAWEGLFKELSRLLPSELRVIRLSVSGELDALRLRADANIYTTPTGRDFDEVVEQTLLALDRSPFLSAVQLINSTRYPADGSRLETGAMSVDLELAYPRPLARKGGKE, from the coding sequence ATGTCAGACAAACGCGACATTTTGATTCTCGAAGCTTCATCCGCCGAACTTCGACTAAGCTCCGCACGCATCAACGGCGAGCGGGTCGAGCTCTCGGACTCCTGCTCATTCGTGACTCAGGATCGGCGGGATGATCGGAACGCTGCGCAGGACCAGAATCTGGTTGATGCCCTGTCGGTCGCGGTTTCCGAGCGAAACTGGGTCGGCCGCGATGTGATCTGCCTCCTCAGCGGCGGGACCGTGGCGTGCCAGTATTTCGACATGCCGAGTCTCAAGGGCGCGCCGCTTCTACAGGCCGTCACACTCAAGCTGAGTCAGCAGTTGCATTTCCCGGTGGCTGAGGCGGTCGTTGACTTCCGCAGCGTTCCGTCTCATGCCGCGGCTCAGCATAATCAGCAGCGCGTAGCGGTGACCGCGGCCCATCAAGACGCGGCGCAATCCGTCATCAATGCAGCGATTCGCTGCGGACTTAACGTCGCCGCCGTCACGTCGGCCGCTGCGGCGCTCACGGCTCACGCCGTCAGCCGAATCGCTGCGAGCACTCAGGCGCAGGCGGTTCTGCACATTGGCGATCGATCGAGCACGCTGACCGTGCTGCGCGAATCCGCCGTCACGGTGACGAGCGAGCTACCGTTCGGCCTGGAGGATTTCACGACGGCGCTCATGCGTCCGATCATCTCCGGGGAGGAAGTGATTCAGCTCGATGTCGTTCGCGCGATGGACTTGCGTGACGCCGTCGGTATTCCGGCCGCCGATGAGAGGATCGAGTCGCTCGGGATTCCTGGCGCGAAACTGTTTCCGGTGCTCGAACCCACACTTCAGAAGATGGTTCAGCAACTGACTCAGTGGCTTACGTTCGCATCGACGCTCGAGGAAGGCGCGGCCGTCTCCAGGTTGTATGTGACGGGTCCGGGCCTTGCAATGAAGGGCCTCACGTCAGCGCTCGCCTTGAGGCTGAAACTCCAAATCGAAGGCTGGGATTGGCTCGACGGCACGACATCAACTCGCGACCGGGCTGGAGGCATGTCGCGTGATGCGTTTGCGGCGGCGACAGCCGCGGTCTGCCATCGCAAGACGCTGCCGGACCTGGTGCCGAAAGAAGTACGAAGCGAATGGCGAGCTAGGCGTATCCGGCGTTCGACTGCGATCATCAGTCCCATCGTCGCGGTGGTGATCCTGGGCTTCGCGTTCCTGTTCAACCAGATGCGCAGCTACACGCAGACGACGCTCGGCTCGCAAAAGGCGCTGAACGAAATGCAGATGCTCGCCGACGAAAATGCCCGATGGCAGGTCGAGGCGCATCGGGTGGCGGAATATCGCTCGTCATTTGAGGCGTTTGCGAATTCTGCGCCGGCGTGGGAAGGACTGTTCAAGGAACTTTCGCGGCTGCTGCCGAGCGAACTGCGTGTCATACGGCTCAGCGTCTCGGGGGAACTCGACGCGCTGCGACTTCGCGCCGACGCCAACATCTACACGACCCCGACCGGAAGGGACTTCGATGAGGTGGTGGAGCAGACGCTCCTGGCACTTGATCGCAGCCCGTTTCTCTCGGCGGTTCAGTTGATCAATTCAACGCGATACCCGGCGGACGGCTCGCGGCTGGAAACGGGGGCGATGTCCGTTGATCTCGAGTTGGCCTATCCCAGGCCCCTTGCGCGGAAAGGGGGCAAAGAGTGA
- a CDS encoding fumarylacetoacetate hydrolase family protein produces MRLVRWEGEDGRARWGREVDEGTALPIRETAFPHLFATAPAELPFEDRQVRIGRRLAPVDPPNIIAIGRNYAEHAREMKGEASSEEPLIFLKATTSLIGPADAIMLPISAPDEVDYEAELAVVIGRVAKCVSERDVLNHVFGYSCANDVSARDCQKRRDKQWARGKSFDTFCPIGPVLVTADELSPDRLRVQSFLNGTPMQDGNTSEMIFSVAKLIHFLSHQFTLPPGTVILTGTPAGVGSARTPPTFLKAGDVIDVAVEGIGRLSNRVAREVQGRTRSE; encoded by the coding sequence ATGCGTCTTGTGAGATGGGAAGGGGAAGATGGTCGCGCCCGGTGGGGGCGCGAAGTGGATGAGGGCACCGCGCTGCCGATTCGCGAGACGGCGTTCCCCCATTTGTTCGCCACCGCGCCCGCGGAACTGCCGTTCGAGGACCGTCAGGTTCGCATTGGTCGGCGGCTCGCGCCGGTGGATCCGCCGAATATCATCGCGATCGGCCGTAACTACGCGGAGCACGCGAGAGAGATGAAAGGTGAGGCTTCTTCGGAGGAGCCGCTCATTTTCCTGAAGGCGACGACGAGCCTGATCGGACCGGCCGATGCAATCATGTTGCCGATCTCCGCGCCCGACGAGGTGGACTATGAAGCGGAGTTGGCGGTGGTGATCGGCCGGGTCGCCAAATGCGTTTCGGAGCGTGATGTGCTGAACCATGTATTTGGTTATTCATGTGCCAACGATGTGTCAGCACGAGATTGTCAGAAACGCCGCGACAAACAGTGGGCGCGCGGCAAGAGCTTCGATACCTTTTGTCCGATTGGACCGGTGCTCGTGACGGCCGATGAACTGTCACCGGATCGACTCCGTGTACAGTCGTTTCTGAATGGCACGCCAATGCAGGATGGCAACACTTCTGAGATGATTTTCTCCGTGGCGAAGTTGATTCACTTTCTTTCTCATCAGTTCACACTGCCGCCGGGGACGGTGATACTCACCGGCACTCCAGCGGGCGTCGGCTCCGCTCGAACACCTCCGACCTTTCTCAAGGCAGGCGACGTGATTGACGTGGCGGTGGAAGGCATCGGCCGGCTGAGCAATCGGGTCGCACGCGAGGTCCAGGGCCGCACCCGCTCTGAATAA
- a CDS encoding prepilin-type N-terminal cleavage/methylation domain-containing protein, whose protein sequence is MTAIRKNRSVRGFTLIELVTVIVILGILSAVALPVYLDYRADARKAACKGALGAMRAAIANYYAHSATDTGGGNASYPTLAVFTTANAVMNGAIPDNPYDTDATKNNVEVGVTKGTLVAGGAGGWAYKASTGEVWPNTNTAGEKDF, encoded by the coding sequence ATGACGGCTATCAGGAAGAATCGAAGTGTTCGGGGTTTCACGCTGATTGAATTGGTGACCGTGATTGTCATCCTGGGAATTCTGTCAGCGGTGGCGTTGCCGGTGTATCTGGACTATCGCGCGGATGCGCGGAAGGCGGCCTGCAAAGGCGCGCTTGGCGCCATGCGCGCCGCGATTGCAAACTACTATGCGCACTCCGCGACCGACACGGGCGGCGGAAACGCCAGCTATCCCACCTTGGCCGTCTTTACGACGGCCAATGCGGTGATGAATGGCGCCATTCCGGACAATCCTTATGACACGGACGCGACGAAAAACAACGTCGAAGTGGGTGTGACCAAAGGCACCCTTGTGGCTGGCGGAGCGGGCGGTTGGGCCTACAAGGCCTCGACCGGCGAAGTCTGGCCTAATACGAACACCGCCGGCGAGAAGGACTTTTAA
- a CDS encoding HDOD domain-containing protein has product MSATPSIIERICSSPRIPAPSHVVFKILEYTKDPECPARKVGDLIASDGGLTAELLRQANSALYGFSTPTSSAQEACMRLGMTRVRSAVINQHIVNGLGKAKPQGFDANRYWQATLATSVAAQDLCRRVLPNMAEDATTAGLLCDIGIGMMAFGIPAEYAPVLAAYSPPTVPLHRIERRMLQINHAEVASAVLADWRLDAHILDAVKHHHYDMWELAPAKPEKFARVVAAAVTLSEIALNGSEMDQVAALFAQIDALSSDADALVGKLLDGLVARIQATADAFAVELGSVADMQSNFENVARSALEIGVSISSTPMDRSRFER; this is encoded by the coding sequence ATGTCCGCGACGCCGTCTATTATTGAGAGAATTTGCAGTTCTCCCCGGATTCCCGCGCCGTCCCACGTTGTTTTCAAGATTCTTGAATACACGAAGGACCCCGAATGTCCGGCCAGAAAGGTTGGCGATCTCATTGCGAGCGATGGCGGGCTCACGGCCGAACTGCTTCGGCAGGCCAACAGCGCGCTATATGGCTTTTCAACTCCGACATCCTCGGCTCAGGAAGCGTGTATGCGGCTGGGGATGACACGGGTTCGCTCCGCCGTCATCAACCAGCACATCGTCAACGGACTGGGAAAGGCGAAGCCGCAGGGTTTCGATGCGAACAGATATTGGCAGGCCACGCTCGCGACGAGCGTCGCGGCCCAGGACTTGTGCCGCAGAGTTCTCCCGAACATGGCGGAGGATGCGACGACCGCCGGTTTGCTTTGCGACATCGGCATCGGCATGATGGCGTTCGGCATTCCGGCTGAATACGCGCCTGTGCTCGCCGCGTACTCGCCGCCAACTGTGCCGTTGCATCGCATCGAGCGGCGGATGCTTCAGATCAACCATGCCGAAGTCGCGTCTGCGGTATTGGCGGACTGGCGCCTCGATGCGCACATTCTCGATGCCGTGAAGCATCACCACTACGATATGTGGGAGCTGGCGCCTGCAAAACCCGAGAAGTTCGCACGCGTGGTCGCCGCCGCGGTGACTCTGTCGGAGATCGCGCTCAACGGATCGGAAATGGACCAGGTGGCTGCGCTTTTTGCGCAGATCGACGCGCTCTCATCCGATGCTGACGCCCTCGTCGGAAAGCTTCTGGACGGACTCGTTGCGCGCATTCAGGCGACAGCCGACGCCTTTGCAGTCGAGTTGGGATCCGTCGCCGACATGCAGTCAAACTTCGAGAATGTGGCCAGAAGCGCTCTGGAAATCGGCGTCAGCATCTCCTCAACGCCGATGGATCGTTCGCGGTTCGAGCGTTGA
- a CDS encoding glutathione peroxidase: MKDIDGKEQDLVQYYGNVVLMVNVASRCGLTPQYEQLEAVYRKYAERGFVILAFPANNFLGQEPESNDKIKQFCTSKYSVTFPMFAKVSVKGNDICDLYKYLTAMKAGHEYGGEIEWNFGKFLIGRNGQIVDRFSPRTKPDAEKVIEAIEKALAAPVPEDSPLTKKMKEAAEKKKDAEEKSDRESRERSSDAKKQ, from the coding sequence ATGAAAGACATTGATGGAAAGGAGCAGGATCTTGTCCAGTATTACGGAAACGTGGTGCTGATGGTCAATGTCGCCTCGCGTTGCGGCCTGACTCCCCAGTATGAACAGCTTGAGGCGGTGTATCGCAAGTATGCCGAACGCGGCTTCGTGATTCTTGCGTTTCCCGCCAACAACTTTTTGGGGCAGGAGCCGGAATCGAACGACAAGATCAAGCAGTTCTGCACGTCGAAATATTCCGTTACGTTTCCGATGTTCGCGAAGGTTTCCGTGAAGGGGAACGATATCTGCGACTTGTACAAGTACCTCACTGCAATGAAAGCGGGCCACGAATACGGCGGTGAAATCGAGTGGAACTTCGGCAAGTTTCTCATTGGACGCAACGGCCAAATCGTCGATCGCTTTTCGCCACGCACAAAGCCGGACGCCGAGAAGGTGATCGAGGCGATTGAAAAGGCTCTCGCGGCGCCCGTTCCAGAAGATTCGCCGCTGACGAAGAAGATGAAGGAAGCTGCTGAGAAGAAGAAAGATGCGGAAGAAAAGTCTGATCGCGAGAGCCGTGAGCGTTCTTCCGATGCAAAAAAGCAATGA
- a CDS encoding tetratricopeptide repeat protein yields the protein MNPYSMALKNKSGIWGMQLGLLLLAAGCSQSTPDASRSIVTRDRVVDESPRMSASERSERFEYAFGKGMEWVERGEYGIAIGAFEEAVRMNPDSIEAQFNLGACHEQVGDPVKAIQIYRQILRRLPNDPACYANLGTSYIKMYHLERSPIWRKMAIDAWERSLALDPEQPRVRKFLAMADTAD from the coding sequence ATGAATCCGTATTCAATGGCATTGAAGAACAAAAGTGGGATATGGGGCATGCAATTGGGCTTGCTGCTCCTGGCGGCGGGTTGTTCGCAATCGACGCCCGACGCATCGCGTTCCATCGTCACGCGGGATCGTGTCGTCGATGAATCTCCGCGGATGTCTGCGTCCGAGCGAAGTGAGAGATTTGAATACGCGTTCGGCAAGGGAATGGAGTGGGTTGAACGAGGGGAGTACGGCATTGCGATCGGCGCGTTCGAGGAAGCGGTCAGAATGAACCCGGACTCGATCGAGGCTCAGTTCAACCTTGGCGCATGCCATGAGCAGGTTGGCGATCCCGTAAAGGCCATCCAGATTTACCGGCAGATTTTGCGGAGACTACCGAACGATCCGGCGTGCTACGCCAATCTCGGCACGAGCTACATCAAAATGTACCACCTCGAACGCAGTCCGATCTGGCGGAAAATGGCGATTGATGCTTGGGAGCGGTCGCTGGCCCTCGATCCTGAGCAGCCTCGTGTGCGAAAGTTTCTCGCGATGGCTGATACAGCGGACTGA
- a CDS encoding PilZ domain-containing protein produces MVNIQNEQLARQHERHHTSFRARVEPHGDHAAQIRLSFPDAFCGLEVIDVSSGGLGLKSSVFIPRNLRINLHISDVSAGDDVATQVLNIRAVVRRCLLVDHKPTYQVGLQFLNPKGNDEQALVKAASSNLSRVKSTEPEASREPVGAGGARGT; encoded by the coding sequence ATGGTGAATATTCAGAACGAGCAATTAGCCCGGCAACACGAGAGACATCATACGTCTTTTCGCGCACGGGTGGAGCCGCATGGCGATCACGCCGCGCAGATCCGGCTGAGCTTTCCGGATGCGTTCTGTGGTCTGGAGGTGATCGACGTCAGTTCCGGCGGCCTGGGTCTGAAGTCAAGCGTCTTTATTCCCAGGAATCTGCGGATCAATCTGCACATTTCCGATGTGTCGGCTGGCGATGACGTCGCGACGCAAGTCTTGAACATTCGAGCCGTCGTGCGCCGTTGCCTGCTGGTCGATCACAAACCGACGTACCAGGTCGGGTTGCAGTTTCTCAATCCGAAAGGCAACGATGAACAGGCTCTGGTCAAGGCGGCAAGCAGCAATCTCTCGAGGGTGAAATCGACGGAACCGGAGGCATCGCGAGAGCCCGTGGGGGCGGGGGGTGCTCGTGGTACCTAG
- a CDS encoding polymer-forming cytoskeletal protein, whose product MAEHGEYPTVIGADAKFKGEMSFDKSVRIEGSFDGQIKSKGSLHIAEGAMVTANIEAANLTIEGECKGNLNISEKLHLMSTARMEGDMKTNRLEIADGAIFAGNVIVGNSSGAARSATVGQPAVRSIPTPDPSKAGIPGGARPIPQGAQVAAS is encoded by the coding sequence ATGGCCGAGCACGGCGAATATCCGACGGTGATTGGGGCGGATGCAAAGTTCAAGGGTGAAATGTCGTTCGACAAGAGCGTCCGCATTGAAGGCAGCTTCGATGGACAAATCAAGTCGAAGGGTTCACTGCACATCGCCGAGGGCGCCATGGTCACCGCGAACATCGAAGCGGCCAATCTGACCATCGAAGGCGAGTGCAAAGGTAACCTGAATATCTCCGAGAAACTGCACCTGATGTCGACTGCCCGCATGGAAGGCGACATGAAGACAAACCGCCTCGAAATTGCCGACGGCGCCATTTTCGCGGGCAATGTCATCGTTGGAAATTCGAGCGGGGCCGCCCGATCGGCGACGGTCGGACAACCGGCTGTACGATCAATTCCGACACCCGATCCCTCGAAAGCCGGCATTCCCGGCGGCGCGCGGCCGATCCCGCAGGGCGCACAAGTCGCCGCAAGCTGA
- a CDS encoding type II secretion system F family protein: MPKFAVHFALPSGKLGTETLDVASERAALAQIEASGRTPISVQLVGAATAQLGVASTRVHKTRGGKSNRRAVLDFTHQMAAVSESGIPIIAGLKAVGEQTSNEQLRGAIARMVSRIEGGRTLADAIGQEPDTFTELYAKTVAAGESAGQVPEVLNALARYMEQEEETRTQIRSALMYPAMVVVSLVLATIVLLIFVVPQFTEMFAQFESELPLPTVILLAISGALTQHYVEVLGGIIGLVMLTRYVLSFRKVRVVLDKYVLKSPVFGSLLLGIYMVRFIELLDLLMRAALPITHSLRVTADSMTNEVLKQDVRDVLRSVEGGRSLTEAFAETSCVTPLVKRMLAIGEESGRTDQIFEYLRKYYSQQTQRGIKLLSTLIEPIMVTGLAAVVLFFALAIFLPMWKLLKIVGTA, translated from the coding sequence GTGCCGAAGTTCGCTGTCCATTTCGCGCTGCCCAGTGGAAAACTCGGGACCGAAACGCTCGATGTGGCGTCGGAGCGCGCGGCACTTGCGCAGATTGAAGCCAGCGGCCGAACGCCGATCAGCGTTCAACTGGTTGGCGCGGCGACGGCTCAACTCGGGGTGGCTTCGACCCGTGTTCATAAGACGCGCGGCGGTAAATCGAATCGCCGGGCGGTGCTCGATTTCACGCATCAGATGGCCGCGGTGTCCGAAAGCGGAATTCCGATCATCGCCGGGCTCAAGGCGGTCGGCGAACAAACCTCGAATGAACAATTGCGTGGCGCGATTGCTCGAATGGTGAGCCGCATCGAGGGCGGTCGAACGCTGGCCGACGCGATCGGTCAGGAGCCGGACACCTTCACCGAGCTTTACGCCAAGACAGTCGCAGCGGGTGAATCCGCCGGCCAGGTTCCCGAAGTGCTCAACGCGCTGGCACGCTACATGGAGCAGGAAGAGGAGACGCGAACGCAGATTCGTTCGGCGCTGATGTACCCGGCGATGGTCGTCGTGTCGCTGGTGCTGGCCACGATCGTGCTGTTGATCTTCGTGGTGCCGCAGTTCACGGAGATGTTCGCACAGTTCGAGAGCGAGCTACCATTGCCGACGGTGATCCTCTTGGCGATCAGTGGAGCGCTGACGCAACACTACGTGGAGGTGCTCGGCGGAATCATCGGACTCGTCATGCTGACTCGATACGTTTTGAGCTTCCGAAAGGTCCGAGTCGTGCTTGATAAGTACGTCCTGAAGTCGCCGGTATTCGGTAGTCTGCTGCTGGGTATCTACATGGTGCGATTCATCGAGTTGCTCGACCTGCTCATGCGGGCCGCGCTGCCGATCACTCACTCGCTGCGCGTCACCGCCGACAGCATGACCAACGAGGTGTTGAAGCAGGACGTTCGGGATGTGCTGCGATCCGTCGAGGGCGGACGCTCATTGACGGAAGCATTCGCTGAAACGTCGTGCGTAACGCCCCTGGTGAAGCGCATGCTGGCGATTGGAGAGGAATCGGGGCGAACGGATCAGATTTTCGAGTATCTCCGCAAGTACTATTCGCAACAAACCCAGCGCGGAATCAAGCTATTATCGACGCTTATTGAACCGATCATGGTTACCGGGCTTGCCGCAGTCGTTCTTTTCTTTGCGCTCGCGATCTTTTTGCCGATGTGGAAGCTGTTGAAAATCGTCGGTACGGCCTGA
- the kdsB gene encoding 3-deoxy-manno-octulosonate cytidylyltransferase, with protein sequence MNAVAIIPARYASTRFPGKPLVRETGKFLIQHVVEQVARAKRISEAIVATDDPRIHDAVQSFGGRSMMTRADHPSGTDRVAEVAHQIDADLILNVQGDEPELEPGYIDQLVERMTADPEVSVGTLACPFSRDSDPRDPNVVKVVINSRGRALYFSRSLIPYPRDAAGTPADPTDWLLHIGIYAYRRDFLFELAAMPPSRLEMMEKLEQLRVLDSGHSIAVTQVERAFPGIDTPQDYAEFVARCAGRRLPR encoded by the coding sequence ATGAACGCCGTCGCTATCATCCCAGCCAGATATGCCTCCACACGATTCCCCGGAAAGCCCTTGGTACGGGAAACGGGCAAATTCCTGATTCAGCATGTCGTGGAACAGGTCGCGCGAGCAAAGCGGATTTCGGAAGCGATCGTCGCCACCGACGACCCGCGAATTCACGACGCAGTGCAGTCATTCGGCGGCCGTTCCATGATGACGCGCGCGGACCACCCCAGCGGAACCGACCGTGTCGCTGAAGTTGCACATCAAATTGATGCCGATCTGATTCTTAATGTGCAAGGTGACGAGCCAGAACTGGAGCCGGGCTACATCGACCAGTTGGTCGAGCGAATGACCGCCGATCCCGAAGTATCCGTCGGAACGCTCGCATGCCCCTTCAGTCGTGATTCCGATCCGCGCGATCCGAACGTGGTGAAAGTGGTCATCAACTCGCGCGGCCGCGCCTTGTACTTTTCTCGATCGCTGATTCCTTATCCGCGCGATGCAGCCGGCACACCTGCCGACCCAACGGACTGGCTATTGCACATCGGAATCTACGCCTACCGCCGCGATTTCCTCTTCGAACTTGCAGCCATGCCGCCTTCGCGATTGGAAATGATGGAAAAGCTTGAGCAACTCCGTGTGCTGGATAGCGGTCACTCGATCGCCGTAACGCAGGTCGAGCGGGCTTTCCCCGGCATAGACACACCTCAGGACTACGCCGAATTCGTGGCAAGATGCGCAGGCAGGCGCCTCCCCCGCTGA
- a CDS encoding type II secretion system protein — protein MKRSAFTLIELVSVIALLGIVSLAVGGPILSTVQDMRLSSAASRLAADIRYLQRTAMASGLRTWLVVDAASHRYTLHIENPASPGKAGRVGLPHPLDQTTSAIQFNASPFNGVTITSVSFDSTAELEFGNFGTPKDANGNALASIGAVILSNQLAVRVHPVGGFVEHRSWP, from the coding sequence ATGAAGCGTTCAGCTTTTACGTTGATTGAGCTGGTTAGCGTCATCGCGTTGCTGGGAATCGTCTCACTTGCCGTTGGCGGGCCGATCCTGTCGACCGTTCAGGACATGCGCTTGTCATCGGCCGCGTCGAGACTGGCGGCTGATATCCGATATCTTCAACGAACGGCGATGGCATCGGGCCTGCGGACGTGGCTGGTCGTCGACGCCGCGAGCCATCGATACACGCTGCACATCGAGAATCCCGCCAGTCCCGGCAAGGCGGGTCGAGTGGGCCTGCCTCATCCCTTGGACCAGACCACGTCGGCGATTCAGTTCAACGCCAGTCCCTTCAACGGCGTCACAATCACTTCCGTTTCATTCGATTCCACTGCCGAGTTGGAGTTCGGAAACTTCGGAACGCCAAAGGATGCCAACGGCAATGCGCTCGCGTCGATTGGAGCCGTCATCCTGTCAAACCAGCTTGCCGTACGCGTTCACCCCGTTGGCGGATTTGTGGAGCACCGATCATGGCCGTGA